The following proteins are encoded in a genomic region of Solea senegalensis isolate Sse05_10M linkage group LG5, IFAPA_SoseM_1, whole genome shotgun sequence:
- the LOC122769098 gene encoding carnosine N-methyltransferase-like — protein sequence MAETGGGTHTGAYFHKERIKYSPEEEARLEKQHFWRIVDAFRFYRAHVQEQVKRAERQFRSLPQRHQNLLPSVMSNLTRISQCADCNQEVLHDIVHNSLHMFENIGCGEREDPRKVRPSFTSTFDMDKLKSTIKQFVRDWSEAGQAERESCYLPIIQQIQRLFPSDQYDVSKVSVLVPGAGLGRLAWEIARLGYICQGNEWSLFMLFSSNFVLNRCEKVNALTLYPWIHQFSNNKKSSDQTRPIRFPDVNPQSLPLTSDFSMVAGDFVEVYSDTDSWDCVATCFFIDTAHNVIEYVETIWKILKPGGVWINLGPLLYHYENMANELSVELSFEDIRTAMVKFGFCLEVEKESMQTTYTENDRSMLKYVYDCVFFVARKPADLYFNCRDENRRQNSPLAVKSPRRESGDSLT from the exons ATGGCGGAGACCGGAGGAGGAACACATACCGGAGCGTACTTTCACAAAGAAAGAATCAAGTACAGCCCCGAGGAGGAGGCCAGGCTGGAGAAGCAGCACTTCTGGAGAATAGTAGACGCTTTTAGATTTTACAG GGCTCATGTCCAGGAACAGGTCAAACGTGCTGAGCGTCAGTTTCGTAGTCTACCTCAGCGGCACCAGAATCTGCTGCCGAGCGTCATGTCCAACCTGACCCGGATCAGCCAGTGTGCGGACTGCAACCAGGAAGTGCTGCACGACATCGTCCACAACAGTCTCCACATGTTTGAGAACATTGGATGTGGCGAGCGG GAGGATCCGAGGAAGGTGCGTCCGTCGTTCACGTCTACGTTTGACATGGACAAGCTCAAGTCCACCATAAAGCAGTTTGTCAGAGACTGGAGTGAGGCGGGTCAGGCTGAGAGGGAGTCCTGCTACCTGCCCATCATCCAACAGATCCAAAGACTCTTCCCAAGTGACCAATA TGATGTGTCTAAGGTGAGCGTTCTGGTACCGGGTGCCGGGCTTGGCCGCCTCGCGTGGGAGATCGCCCGACTGGGTTATATTTGCCAGGGCAACGAATGGAGTCTCTTCATGCTCTTCTCTTCAAACTTTGTCCTCAATAG GTGTGAGAAGGTGAACGCTCTGACCCTGTACCCTTGGATCCACCAGTTCAGCAACAACAAGAAATCCTCCGACCAAACGCGACCGATCAGATTCCCCGACGTCAACCCTCAGAGCTTACCTCTCACTTCAGACTTCTCCATGGTAGCAGGGGATTTTGTGGAGGTCTACAGTGACACAG ATTCCTGGGACTGTGTGGCGACCTGCTTCTTCATCGACACAGCTCATAATGTCATCGAGTATGTGGAGACCATCTGGAAGATTCTGAAGCCTGGCGGAGTGTGGATCAACCTGG GTCCTCTGCTCTATCACTACGAGAACATGGCCAACGAGCTCTCGGTCGAACTTAGCTTCGAAGACATACGGACAGCGATGGTGAAGTTTGGCTTCTGCCTGGAG GTGGAGAAAGAGTCCATGCAGACCACGTACACGGAGAACGACCGCTCCATGTTGAAGTACGTGTACGACTGCGTCTTCTTTGTGGCGCGAAAGCCCGCAGATCTGTACTTTAACTGTCGAGACGAGAACCGACGTCAGAATTCTCCGCTGGCTGTGAAGTCACCGCGGCGAGAGAGCGGCGACAGTCTGACGTGA
- the LOC122769981 gene encoding serine protease inhibitor A3N-like: MQNKQSQSTAAVIPLIKRDIVLCPELTGHQETFIMMRAWLSLWLVSAAVCLCLAHHHLSYDQSDDQDTAVENATDGVSLVAAANREFAFRLYRKLAAHADSQGKNVFYSPRSVSLALSALSAGARGETHQQLFSGLGFNSSVLTQAAVDEAFRTMLRKANAKSSKDSSEGTAVFIDDHFKANPDFLSVLQRSYSAEAFNVDFLKTKESADTINDYVSKKTSGKIDKLVEGLDASTVMYLISYIYFKGKWETPFEPESTRADEFLVDENTKVPVQMMYMEESVHTYYDMSINTSVLYLPFNGSSYGMMLLLPDDMETLENSICPAHVTKWLKWMKKKQYDIHVPKFSIKTSYDLKDILTDMGMSDMFGDRANLAGISDLKLAVSQVVHKATLDVDEAGATATAATGIGITLLSFRIVPVLKFNRPFMVVVIDRVSQDTLFLGKIVNPNV; encoded by the exons ATGCAGaataaacaaagtcaaagtaCAGCGGCTGTGATTCCGCTTATAAAGAGGGACATCGTCCTGTGTCCAGAGCTGACGGGACACCAGGAGACG TTCATCATGATGCGTGCGTGGCTGAGCTTGTGGCTCGTATCAGCGgcggtgtgtttgtgtttggctcaTCACCATTTAAGTTACGATCAGAGTGACGACCAGGACACCGCGGTGGAAAACGCCACCGACGGCGTTTCACTGGTGGCTGCTGCGAACAGAGAGTTCGCCTTCCGCCTGTACAGGAAGTTAGCCGCTCACGCCGACTCACAGGGCAAGAACGTCTTCTACTCACCCCGGAGTGTGTCCCTGGCTTTGTCCGCCTTGTCTGCGGGAGCGAGAGGGGAGACCCACCAGCAGCTCTTCAGCGGCCTGGGCTTCAACAGCTCCGTCCTGACCCAGGCGGCGGTGGACGAGGCCTTTCGCACGATGCTCCGAAAGGCAAACGCGAAGTCCTCCAAAGACAGCAGCGAAGGCACGGCCGTGTTCATCGACGACCACTTCAAGGCCAACCCTGACTTCCTGAGTGTCCTGCAGCGCTCCTACTCTGCAGAGGCGTTCAATGTCGACTTcctcaaaacaaaagagagcGCCGACACCATCAACGATTACGTGTCAAAGAAGACCAGCGGGAAAATAGACAAGCTGGTGGAAGGCCTGGACGCCAGCACAGTCATGTATCTTATCAGCTACATCTACttcaaag GAAAGTGGGAAACTCCATTTGAACCTGAAAGCACCAGGGCAGATGAGTTCCTGGTGGACGAGAACACCAAG GTTCCGGTGCAGATGATGTACATGGAGGAAAGCGTCCACACCTATTACGACATGTCCATCAACACGTCCGTCCTCTACCTCCCTTTCAACGGCTCCTCCTACGGCATGATGCTGCTGTTACCGGACGACATGGAGACGCTGGAGAATTCCATTTGCCCAGCTCACGTCACTAAATGGCTGaagtggatgaaaaaaaa GCAGTATGACATCCACGTTCCAAAGTTCTCCATCAAGACGTCGTACGACctgaaggacattttgaccGACATGGGAATGTCGGACATGTTTGGTGACCGTGCAAATCTGGCGGGAATCTCTGACCTCAAACTGGCCGTGTCACAG GTTGTGCACAAAGCGACTCTGGACGTGGACGAGGCTGGAGCCACAGCTACAGCTGCTACAGGCATCGGCATCACGCTGCTGTCCTTCCGGATTGTCCCCGTGTTGAAATTCAATCGTCCCTTCATGGTGGTCGTCATCGACCGCGTCTCACAGGACACTCTCTTCCTTGGCAAGATTGTCAACCCGAACGTGTGA
- the LOC122769986 gene encoding dual specificity protein phosphatase 26-like, with product MSYTSKLPASWNDRPPPRKVEIDLSSPGLAVVELEKLLFTGKAIISHADEVWPRLYIGDQHSAENKADLCSHRITHVLNAAHSQRRGQAHVYDNMMITYMGIEAHDSCNFDMSVNFQAAADFIHSALSRGGCVLVHCHVGVSRSATLVLAYLMLKQNLSLVEAICAVKENRGVIPNRGFLRQLIRLHVQLFGKHQ from the exons ATGTCCTACACCAGTAAACTCCCCGCGTCCTGGAATGATCGGCCTCCTCCTCGAAAAGTGGAAATAGACCTGAGTTCTCCCGGTCTGGCAGtggtggagctggagaagcTCCTGTTTACGGGCAAAGCCATCATCAGCCACGCGGATGAAGTGTGGCCTCGGCTCTACATCGGTGACCA GCACAGTGCGGAGAACAAGGCCGACCTGTGCAGTCACCGCATCACGCACGTCCTGAACGCGGCCCACAGTCAACGCAGAGGACAGGCGCACGTGTACGACAACATGATGATCACATACATGGGCATCGAGGCTCATGACTCCTGTAACTTTGACATGAGTGTCAACTTCCAGGCAGCGGCAGACTTTATCCACAGCGCCCTCAGCAGAGGAG GCTGTGTGCTGGTGCACTGTCACGTGGGAGTGAGCCGCTCGGCCACGCTGGTCCTCGCTTACCTGATGCTGAAGCAGAACCTGAGCCTGGTGGAGGCCATTTGTGCCGTGAAAGAGAACCGCGGTGTGATCCCTAATCGAGGATTCCTCAGACAGCTGATCAGACTCCACGTCCAGCTGTTTGGCAAACACCAGTGA
- the bag4 gene encoding BAG family molecular chaperone regulator 4 yields MHHRQQQQRSDDLKSAWPSTCNSTHTDRNNTMDAPQYTGYPSHYWYPQSHSTGHYANTYPSGSDMQPQYSPQVIPGGYPNGHGVYSPAQSQYSTSGFHPSNPFYCADPQRPGPGPYPNQGCPTEQGSGSGQPHAQHQHHHYPGPHCQGGYPPGPYSHYTEGGHAMPPNPPYPTGQSLHPSAQAEAWAHSGAYGSSPQPQQQWQPGQQPPQNHYGNPVRPPHPPAWPGTGTGAPPPYQPKDQQHQRAPQVGPKPRPTPSPNPPNGKPAEISSPPQMYSRTGRAEPNPSQGDPPHSTPAQALAPGQAGPQPLSNNPGLAKVQQVMARMLLLQEDVDEFVGRKTDKSYRCLEELLTKELLELDSVETQGLESVRQARKEAVQRIQAILEQLEKKAF; encoded by the exons ATGCATcatcggcagcagcagcagcggtctGACGATCTGAAGTCTGCGTGGCCCTCGACCTGtaactccacacacactgaccgGAATAACACCATG gACGCTCCTCAGTACACGGGTTACCCGTCACACTACTGGTATCCTCAGTCTCACTCCACAGGACACTATGCTAACACCTACCCATCAGGATCAGACATGCAGCCGCAGTACAGTCCACAG GTGATTCCCGGAGGTTACCCCAATGGTCACGGCGTCTACAGCCCAGCACAGAGTCAATATTCAACAAGTggtttccatccatccaacccTTTCTACTGCGCTGACCCTCAGAGACCAGGTCCAGGTCCGTATCCCAACCAGGGCTGCCCCACAGAGCAGGGCAGTGGGTCTGGGCAGCCACACGCTCAACACCAGCATCATCACTACCCTGGTCCACACTGTCAAGGG GGTTATCCTCCAGGACCTTACTCTCACTATACAGAAGGTGGTCATGCAATGCCTCCAAACCCTCCATACCCCACTGGCCAGTCCCTGCATCCCAGTGCTCAGGCTGAAGCGTGGGCTCACTCTGGTGCTTATGGATCCTCACCacagccgcagcagcagtggcagccagGACAGCAGCCTCCACAGAACCACTACGGAAATCCTGTACGTCCACCGCATCCCCCGGCGTGGCCGGGCACCGGAACTGGCGCTCCACCTCCTTATCAGCCCAAG GACCAACAGCATCAACGTGCCCCACAAGTGGGACCTAAACCAAGACCAACCCCATCCCCAAATCCTCCCAACGGAAAGCCAGCTGAAATAAGTTCACCTCCTCAAATGTACAGCAGAACGGGCAGAGCTGAGCCGAATCCCTCACAAGGTGACCCCCCACACTCGACCCCAGCCCAAGCTCTGGCTCCGGGCCAGGCCGGACCTCAGCCACTGAGCAATAACCCCGGCCTCGCAAAGGTCCAGCAGGTCATGGCCCGAATGCTGCTGCTTCAGGAAGATGTTGACGAGTTTGTTGGCAGAAAGACGGACAAGAGTTACCGGTGTCTGGAGGAACTGCTCACCaaagagctgctggagctggacTCTGTGGAGACTCAGGGACTGGAGAGTGTCCGGCAAGCCAGGAAGGAGGCTGTACAGAGGATCCAGGCCATTctggagcagctggagaagaAAGCCTTCTGA
- the lsm1 gene encoding U6 snRNA-associated Sm-like protein LSm1, translating into MNYVPGTASLIDDIDKKHLVLLRDGRTLIGFLRSIDQFANLVFHQTVERIHVGKKFGDIPRGIFIVRGENVVLLGEIDVDKPCDTVLQQVSIEEILEEQRLQQQAKQETEKVKMQVLKDRGLSIPKADNLDEY; encoded by the exons ATGAACTACGTACCGGGGACCGCGAGTCTCATCGACGACATCGACA AGAAACACCTGGTGCTGCTCAGAGACGGCAGAACTTTGATCGGTTTCCTCAGAAGCATCGATCAGTTTG cCAATTTAGTTTTCCATCAGACAGTGGAGCGGATCCACGTGGGGAAGAAGTTTGGTGACATTCCCAGAGGAATATTCATCGTGAGAGGAGAGAACGTGGTCCTGCTGGGAGAGATC GACGTGGACAAACCGTGCGACACCGTCCTGCAGCAAGTATCCATTGAAGAGATTCTGGAGGAGCAGCGATTACAGCAACAAGCCAAACAGGAGACAGAGAAAGTCAAAATGCAGGTCTTAAAGGACCGAGGCCTTTCCATCCCCAAAGCCGATAATCTGGACGAATACTGA